The following coding sequences are from one Phenylobacterium glaciei window:
- a CDS encoding phosphatase PAP2 family protein, producing the protein MTTPDAPPVRKSVLRRIETRALLIWLACAAAIWGFFNIASEMVEGDTTAMDQHLLLMLRQPGNLSDPIGPRWVEESMRDVTALGGFTFLTLATIVAVLLFSFHGKRRQAWILAGTVLAAQVSSEVLKTFYDRPRPTLVPHGSFVYTQSFPSGHSALSAAVFLTLATLIASVEKRASSKILIYVLALLVTVAVGFSRVYLGVHWPSDVLAGWSLGATWAFGAWIVLEWMRSRDVSRESRG; encoded by the coding sequence ATGACCACGCCTGACGCCCCGCCCGTCCGCAAGTCCGTCCTGCGGCGGATCGAGACCCGCGCCCTGCTGATCTGGCTGGCCTGCGCGGCTGCGATCTGGGGGTTCTTCAACATCGCCAGCGAGATGGTGGAGGGCGACACCACGGCGATGGATCAGCACCTGCTGCTGATGCTTCGGCAGCCGGGCAATCTCAGCGACCCCATCGGGCCGCGCTGGGTCGAGGAGTCCATGCGCGATGTCACCGCGCTGGGCGGCTTCACCTTCCTGACCCTGGCGACGATCGTGGCGGTGCTGCTGTTCAGTTTCCACGGCAAACGCAGGCAAGCCTGGATCCTGGCCGGCACGGTGCTGGCGGCCCAGGTTTCCAGTGAGGTGCTGAAGACCTTCTACGACCGGCCGCGGCCGACCCTCGTGCCGCACGGCAGCTTCGTCTACACCCAGAGCTTCCCCAGCGGGCACTCAGCCCTGTCGGCGGCGGTGTTCCTGACGCTGGCCACCCTGATCGCCAGTGTCGAGAAGCGGGCGAGTTCCAAGATCCTGATCTATGTCCTGGCCCTGCTGGTGACAGTCGCGGTCGGGTTCAGCCGGGTCTATCTGGGGGTGCACTGGCCCAGCGACGTGCTGGCCGGTTGGAGCCTGGGCGCCACCTGGGCCTTCGGCGCCTGGATCGTGCTGGAGTGGATGCGGTCGAGGGACGTCAGCCGGGAGAGCCGGGGTTAG
- a CDS encoding metal-dependent hydrolase translates to MFVGHYAAALAAKSAEPRGPLWTYVLGCQLIDVAWGGLIMTGAERLTVDPSLPGSALVLEHMPYTHSLPGALAWAVGAAILAKLILRLPWRVAAMIGLTVFSHWIADLLVHRPDLELWFGGQKVGLGLWNYPVAEQAVEIGLVALAASAWAWRRATLNQSLWPVLAFVSFLLALQIVGLLVPATADPVGMGGMAIAAYLVATALAALLDRRRAA, encoded by the coding sequence ATGTTCGTTGGACACTACGCGGCGGCTCTGGCCGCCAAGAGCGCCGAACCTCGGGGACCGCTCTGGACCTATGTTCTGGGCTGCCAGTTGATCGACGTCGCCTGGGGCGGGCTGATCATGACCGGAGCCGAGCGGCTGACCGTCGATCCCAGCCTGCCAGGCAGCGCGCTCGTCCTGGAGCACATGCCCTATACCCACAGCCTGCCCGGCGCGCTGGCCTGGGCGGTGGGGGCGGCGATCCTCGCCAAGCTGATCCTGCGCCTCCCCTGGCGGGTGGCCGCCATGATCGGCCTGACTGTGTTTTCCCACTGGATCGCCGACCTCCTGGTGCACCGCCCCGACCTGGAGCTGTGGTTCGGGGGACAGAAGGTGGGCCTCGGCCTCTGGAACTATCCGGTGGCCGAACAGGCCGTGGAGATCGGGCTGGTGGCGCTCGCTGCGTCGGCCTGGGCCTGGCGGCGCGCGACCCTGAACCAGTCCCTGTGGCCGGTCCTGGCCTTCGTCAGCTTCCTGTTGGCCCTGCAGATCGTGGGCCTGCTGGTCCCGGCCACGGCCGATCCGGTGGGCATGGGCGGCATGGCCATCGCCGCCTATCTCGTGGCCACCGCGTTGGCGGCCCTGTTGGACCGCCGCAGGGCGGCCTGA
- a CDS encoding GFA family protein yields the protein MIQGSCCCGAVRFELTAPPTMMATCHCTRCRKVGLSTFVFVDRASFRWVEGQDMVESYQPDPPYQFARCFCRRCGTALGEPLSPADDFPIAANCLDSDPGVRNRFHEFVAEKPAWYEICDGAKQFAGHPVRAP from the coding sequence ATGATCCAGGGAAGCTGCTGCTGCGGCGCGGTGCGGTTCGAGCTGACCGCCCCGCCCACCATGATGGCCACCTGCCACTGCACCCGGTGCCGCAAGGTGGGGCTCAGCACGTTCGTGTTCGTGGACCGGGCCTCGTTCCGATGGGTCGAGGGCCAGGACATGGTGGAGAGCTACCAGCCCGATCCGCCCTATCAATTCGCCCGCTGCTTCTGCCGACGATGTGGCACGGCGCTCGGCGAACCGCTGTCGCCGGCCGACGACTTCCCCATCGCCGCCAACTGCCTGGACAGCGACCCCGGCGTCAGGAACCGCTTCCACGAATTCGTGGCCGAGAAGCCCGCCTGGTATGAGATCTGCGACGGGGCCAAGCAGTTCGCGGGGCATCCCGTACGGGCGCCCTAG
- a CDS encoding glutathione S-transferase family protein, protein MTIQFTAFRWVPSFAQGWVRDLRIRWALEEAGLPYEVILVDGETQNYRDWQPFGQVPAYRDDEVEMFESGAIVLRLAAMSEKLAPRTEAGLARVSTWIFAALNSIEPQAQTLVQLDGFYAGQAWTEGRRPSAQANLDARLTSLSNALGDKDYLEGRFTAGDILMATVLRELEECGALKKFPNLDAYRARCLARRAFAKALEDQLQTFRENEPA, encoded by the coding sequence ATGACCATCCAGTTCACCGCCTTCCGCTGGGTTCCTTCCTTCGCGCAAGGGTGGGTCCGCGACCTGCGCATCCGCTGGGCCCTGGAGGAGGCGGGCCTGCCCTATGAGGTGATCCTCGTCGACGGCGAGACCCAGAACTACCGCGACTGGCAGCCCTTCGGTCAGGTGCCCGCCTATCGCGACGACGAGGTGGAGATGTTTGAATCCGGCGCCATCGTCCTGCGCCTGGCGGCGATGTCGGAGAAACTGGCGCCCCGCACCGAGGCGGGCCTGGCCCGGGTCAGCACCTGGATCTTCGCGGCCCTGAACTCCATCGAGCCCCAGGCCCAGACCCTGGTTCAGCTGGACGGCTTCTATGCCGGCCAGGCCTGGACCGAAGGGCGCAGGCCCTCGGCCCAGGCGAACCTCGACGCCCGCCTGACCTCGCTCAGCAATGCGCTTGGCGACAAGGATTACCTGGAGGGCCGCTTCACCGCCGGGGACATCCTGATGGCCACCGTGCTGCGAGAGCTGGAAGAGTGCGGGGCGCTGAAGAAATTTCCCAACCTCGACGCCTACCGCGCCCGCTGCCTGGCGCGGCGCGCCTTCGCCAAGGCGCTGGAGGACCAGCTCCAGACCTTCCGCGAGAACGAACCGGCTTAG
- a CDS encoding PQQ-dependent dehydrogenase, methanol/ethanol family, with amino-acid sequence MKLAKFAVALAFAALVTACGPTKPGNVDAKRLTAASGNGDWMSVGRTYDEQRFSPLTKIDTKNVGTLGLAWYHEFDTDRGQEATPVVVDGVMYTTTAWSKVYAFDAKTGEQKWAFDPKVDGSKGFDACCDVVNRGVAVWKGRVYFGTLDGRLIALDAATGKPVWSTQTTDNSQPYTITGAPRIIKDKVMIGNGGAEYGVRGYLSAYDAGTGKMAWRFYTTPNAKGEPDGAASDKIMKEKAGATWFGEGWKETGGGGTVWDSMAYDPDLDILYVGVGNGSPWNRLKRSDGKGDNLFLSSILALKPDTGAYVWHYQTTPGESWDYTATQHIILADLTVGGAPRKVLMQAPKNGFFYVLDRATGELLSANNYIPVTWATGIDPKTGRPIENPAARYEKAPSLQFPGPLGGHNWHPMSFSPKTGLVYIPAQLDPFAYTNEKDYKHRQGAWNLGTDFLANAFPSDKAALAGLKSMFKGQLIAWDPVAGKARWTVQHPYFWNAGIMSTAGGLVFQGDGVGEFVAYDAANGTKLWSYKTENGVVAAPSTYEIDGQQYVALMVGYGGGAPVSASAVLRDRPRLPGRLMVFKLGGKAVAKPYDIPVVPNLDLAGVTSAGDVKAGFALFHNNCQVCHGPSASGAFLPDLKKSQMLLSADAFKSVVIDGALKANGMASFARFLTPKDAEDIRAYVITEARSAQAGVPPAKTQGVK; translated from the coding sequence ATGAAGCTCGCCAAGTTCGCCGTCGCATTGGCGTTCGCCGCCCTGGTCACCGCCTGCGGACCCACCAAGCCCGGAAATGTGGACGCCAAGCGGCTGACCGCCGCCTCGGGCAACGGCGACTGGATGTCCGTCGGCCGGACCTATGACGAGCAGCGCTTCAGCCCGCTCACCAAGATCGACACCAAGAACGTCGGGACCCTGGGCCTGGCCTGGTACCACGAGTTCGACACCGACCGCGGCCAGGAGGCCACCCCGGTGGTGGTCGACGGCGTCATGTACACCACCACCGCCTGGTCCAAGGTCTATGCCTTCGACGCCAAGACCGGCGAGCAGAAGTGGGCCTTCGATCCCAAGGTCGACGGCTCCAAGGGCTTCGACGCCTGCTGCGACGTTGTCAATCGCGGCGTCGCGGTCTGGAAGGGTCGGGTCTATTTCGGCACCCTCGACGGCCGGCTGATCGCGCTCGACGCCGCCACCGGCAAGCCGGTCTGGAGCACCCAGACCACCGACAATTCCCAGCCCTATACGATCACAGGCGCGCCCAGGATCATCAAGGACAAGGTGATGATCGGCAACGGCGGGGCCGAGTATGGGGTGCGCGGCTACCTCTCGGCCTACGATGCCGGGACGGGGAAGATGGCCTGGCGCTTCTACACGACGCCCAACGCCAAGGGTGAGCCGGACGGTGCGGCCAGCGACAAGATCATGAAGGAAAAGGCCGGCGCCACTTGGTTCGGCGAGGGCTGGAAGGAAACCGGCGGCGGCGGCACGGTCTGGGATTCCATGGCCTATGACCCCGACCTCGACATCCTCTATGTCGGCGTCGGCAACGGCTCGCCCTGGAACCGGCTGAAGCGGTCGGACGGCAAGGGCGATAATCTCTTCCTGTCCTCGATCCTGGCGCTCAAGCCCGACACCGGCGCGTACGTCTGGCACTATCAGACCACCCCGGGCGAGAGCTGGGACTACACCGCCACCCAGCACATCATCCTGGCCGACCTGACCGTCGGCGGCGCGCCACGCAAGGTGCTGATGCAGGCGCCGAAGAACGGCTTCTTCTATGTCCTGGACCGGGCGACCGGAGAGCTGCTCTCGGCCAACAACTACATCCCGGTGACCTGGGCCACGGGGATCGATCCCAAGACCGGGCGGCCCATCGAGAACCCCGCGGCCCGTTATGAAAAGGCGCCGTCCCTGCAGTTCCCGGGACCGCTCGGCGGCCACAACTGGCACCCGATGAGCTTCAGCCCAAAGACCGGCCTGGTCTATATCCCGGCCCAGCTGGACCCCTTCGCCTACACCAACGAAAAGGACTACAAGCACCGCCAGGGCGCCTGGAACCTCGGGACCGATTTCCTGGCCAACGCCTTCCCGTCGGACAAGGCGGCACTGGCCGGCCTGAAGTCGATGTTCAAGGGCCAGCTGATCGCCTGGGACCCGGTGGCCGGCAAGGCCCGTTGGACCGTCCAGCACCCCTATTTCTGGAACGCCGGCATCATGTCGACGGCGGGCGGCCTGGTGTTCCAGGGCGACGGGGTAGGCGAGTTCGTCGCCTATGACGCCGCCAACGGAACCAAGCTGTGGAGCTACAAGACCGAGAACGGCGTGGTGGCCGCGCCCTCCACCTACGAGATCGACGGCCAGCAGTATGTGGCCCTGATGGTGGGCTATGGCGGCGGGGCGCCGGTCTCGGCCTCGGCGGTGCTGCGCGACCGGCCCCGGCTGCCGGGCCGGCTGATGGTCTTCAAGCTGGGGGGCAAGGCTGTCGCCAAGCCCTACGACATCCCGGTGGTCCCGAACCTGGATCTGGCCGGCGTGACCTCGGCGGGCGACGTGAAGGCGGGCTTCGCGCTCTTCCACAACAACTGCCAAGTCTGCCACGGGCCCAGCGCCTCGGGCGCCTTCCTCCCCGACCTGAAGAAGTCCCAGATGCTGCTCTCGGCCGACGCCTTCAAGTCGGTGGTGATCGACGGCGCCCTGAAGGCCAACGGCATGGCCAGCTTCGCCCGCTTCCTGACCCCCAAGGACGCCGAGGACATCCGCGCCTATGTCATCACCGAGGCCCGCAGCGCCCAGGCGGGTGTGCCCCCCGCTAAGACGCAGGGGGTGAAGTAG
- a CDS encoding M3 family oligoendopeptidase, giving the protein MNAPVKLDALPEWQLSDLYAGRDDPKIEADLAGAKAANDELVKLKGRFVQLRSDSLHLGELLDHGIGLYETAVNGLWSVGAYAGLASSVAKDDPAWAKFEGDLRTRSSQIGAESLFFTLELNQLEDNEIEMAFKAHPPAARWRSWMRRVRLSRPHELSPDLERLLIDRSPAVANWVRLYDETLARLTAKVGKESLSLPEVLNRLSDPDVAKRKAAAQALAKALEERTPELALSMNTLAFEKQVEDRWRKYPTPAASRHIANEVDADAVEALEAAVVEAYPRVSHRYYALKAKLMGRKTLDYWDRNAPLDTAAPRAYDWKQAQGMVLESFADLAPKFADTAKTFFDKPWIDARPRAGKQSGAYSHPVTADRHPYVFMNYMGERRDVLTLAHELGHAVHQTLCQPLGTLLADTPLTLAETASIFGEGLVFERLLAGASKAERLGLLAGQIEDGINTVVRQIAFHRFESRFHAARFEGELAPEQIGAIWLETMGESLGPAIKLNKGYEHYWAYVSHFAHAPFYVYAYAFGDLLVRGLMEKRREDPVAFAPLYEDLLAAGGTRTYVEALRPFGLNPREKAFWTAGMAQMERLVDAFEELV; this is encoded by the coding sequence ATGAACGCGCCCGTGAAACTTGACGCCCTGCCCGAGTGGCAGCTCTCCGACCTCTATGCCGGGCGCGACGACCCGAAGATCGAAGCCGACCTGGCCGGCGCCAAGGCGGCCAATGACGAGCTGGTGAAGCTGAAGGGGCGGTTCGTGCAGCTGCGCAGCGACTCGCTGCACCTGGGCGAGCTGCTGGACCACGGGATCGGGCTCTATGAGACCGCGGTGAACGGGCTGTGGTCGGTGGGCGCCTATGCGGGCCTGGCCAGTTCGGTGGCCAAGGACGACCCGGCCTGGGCAAAGTTCGAGGGCGATCTGCGCACCCGGTCCTCGCAGATCGGCGCCGAGAGCCTGTTCTTCACGCTCGAGCTCAACCAGCTCGAGGACAACGAGATCGAGATGGCCTTCAAGGCCCATCCGCCGGCGGCGCGCTGGCGCTCCTGGATGCGCCGCGTGCGGCTGTCGCGGCCGCACGAGCTGTCGCCCGACCTGGAGCGTCTGCTGATCGACCGCTCGCCGGCGGTGGCCAACTGGGTGCGGCTGTATGACGAGACCCTGGCCCGGCTGACCGCCAAGGTAGGCAAGGAGAGCCTGAGCCTGCCCGAGGTGCTGAACCGCCTGTCGGACCCCGACGTGGCCAAGCGCAAGGCGGCCGCCCAAGCGCTGGCCAAGGCGCTGGAGGAGCGCACGCCGGAGCTGGCGCTCTCCATGAACACGCTCGCCTTCGAGAAGCAGGTGGAGGACCGCTGGCGGAAATACCCGACCCCGGCGGCGTCGCGCCACATCGCCAACGAGGTTGACGCCGACGCCGTGGAGGCCCTGGAGGCCGCGGTGGTGGAGGCCTATCCGCGGGTCAGCCACCGCTATTATGCGCTCAAGGCCAAGCTGATGGGCCGCAAGACCCTGGACTACTGGGACCGCAACGCGCCGCTCGATACCGCTGCGCCGCGCGCCTACGACTGGAAGCAGGCGCAAGGGATGGTGCTGGAGAGCTTCGCCGACCTGGCCCCCAAGTTCGCCGACACCGCCAAGACCTTCTTCGACAAGCCGTGGATCGACGCGCGGCCCCGGGCCGGCAAGCAGTCGGGGGCCTACAGCCATCCGGTGACCGCCGACCGCCACCCCTATGTGTTCATGAACTATATGGGCGAGCGCCGCGACGTGCTCACCCTGGCCCACGAACTGGGCCACGCCGTGCACCAGACCCTGTGCCAGCCGCTCGGCACACTGCTGGCCGACACCCCCCTGACGCTGGCCGAGACCGCCTCCATTTTCGGCGAGGGTCTGGTGTTCGAGCGACTCCTGGCCGGGGCCTCCAAGGCCGAGCGCCTGGGCCTGCTGGCCGGCCAGATCGAGGACGGCATCAATACAGTCGTGCGCCAGATCGCCTTCCACCGCTTCGAAAGTCGTTTTCACGCGGCGCGTTTTGAAGGTGAGCTGGCTCCAGAACAGATCGGCGCGATCTGGCTGGAGACCATGGGCGAGAGCCTGGGCCCGGCTATCAAGCTGAACAAGGGCTACGAGCACTACTGGGCCTATGTCAGCCACTTCGCCCACGCGCCGTTCTACGTCTATGCCTACGCCTTCGGCGACCTGCTGGTGCGCGGCCTGATGGAGAAGCGCCGCGAGGATCCCGTGGCCTTCGCGCCGCTCTATGAGGACCTGCTGGCCGCCGGGGGCACCCGGACCTATGTTGAGGCCTTGCGCCCCTTCGGTCTCAATCCCCGCGAGAAGGCCTTCTGGACCGCCGGCATGGCTCAGATGGAACGGCTGGTGGACGCTTTCGAGGAGTTGGTCTGA